A genome region from Clostridium sp. JN-9 includes the following:
- the rpe gene encoding ribulose-phosphate 3-epimerase yields MIKVAASIMCGNPLKIGEELKRLENAKVDMLHCDVMDGTFVHNLGMGLYVIEAIKDKTKIPLDVHLAIVKPERYLKDLAKIGVDIAAFHVEAAGSLVNVVKEIKTLGMKACAVLNPETPVSSIKDILDELYMVNVLTVHPGFSGQRIIPETINKIRELKHILLERNLKTLIEVDGSINIKTLPMVIPAGADVLVAGTSSMFQGEHADYKAKADELRSAAYNILKETQKN; encoded by the coding sequence ATGATTAAAGTGGCCGCATCTATAATGTGTGGAAATCCATTAAAAATTGGTGAGGAATTGAAAAGGCTTGAAAATGCTAAGGTTGATATGCTTCATTGCGACGTTATGGATGGAACTTTTGTCCATAATCTTGGAATGGGATTATATGTTATTGAGGCAATTAAGGATAAAACAAAAATACCTTTAGATGTGCATTTGGCAATAGTAAAACCTGAAAGATATTTAAAGGATCTTGCTAAAATAGGTGTGGATATTGCAGCTTTCCATGTTGAAGCTGCGGGCAGTTTAGTCAATGTGGTGAAGGAAATTAAAACATTGGGCATGAAGGCATGTGCAGTGTTAAATCCTGAAACCCCTGTTTCATCCATTAAAGATATACTGGATGAACTTTATATGGTAAATGTACTAACGGTGCATCCTGGATTTTCAGGACAAAGGATTATTCCTGAAACTATAAATAAAATCAGGGAATTAAAGCATATTTTACTTGAAAGAAATTTAAAAACATTAATTGAAGTAGATGGCAGCATTAATATAAAAACATTACCTATGGTAATTCCAGCTGGAGCTGATGTTTTAGTTGCAGGAACCTCATCAATGTTTCAAGGTGAACATGCAGATTACAAGGCAAAGGCTGATGAGTTAAGATCAGCAGCATATAATATACTAAAAGAAACTCAGAAAAATTAA
- the srlD gene encoding sorbitol-6-phosphate dehydrogenase, whose protein sequence is MNKVALIIGGGRSLGAYLSKRLGKEGYHVAVADINYENAVKVSEEISSTNEVKSIAVKVDSTNEQQVKDMVKEVMDKLGRIDLLVYNAGVAKSCKITEFELNTFNWCLSINLVGYFLCAREVSKAMIDNNIEGCIIEINSKSGKVGSKHNAGYSSAKFGGVGLTQSLALDLAEHNIRANALMLGNLLDSDMFESLAPQYAKKLGIKESEVKQVYIDKVPLKRGCSFEDVANVLTFYASEKAKYCTGQSINITGGQVMH, encoded by the coding sequence ATGAATAAGGTTGCACTAATAATTGGTGGAGGAAGAAGTTTAGGAGCATATCTAAGCAAACGCTTAGGTAAGGAAGGATACCATGTGGCAGTTGCCGATATTAACTATGAAAACGCTGTAAAAGTATCAGAAGAAATATCCAGTACTAATGAAGTAAAAAGTATAGCTGTTAAAGTGGATTCGACCAATGAACAACAAGTTAAAGATATGGTTAAAGAAGTTATGGACAAGCTAGGAAGAATAGATTTATTAGTATACAATGCTGGTGTTGCAAAAAGCTGTAAAATTACTGAATTTGAATTAAATACTTTTAACTGGTGCTTAAGTATTAATTTAGTTGGTTATTTCCTATGTGCCAGGGAAGTTTCTAAGGCAATGATAGATAATAATATTGAAGGCTGCATTATTGAGATCAACTCAAAATCAGGAAAGGTTGGAAGTAAACACAATGCAGGATATTCTTCAGCTAAATTTGGAGGTGTAGGCTTAACACAAAGCTTGGCTTTAGATTTAGCAGAACATAATATAAGAGCAAATGCTTTAATGCTGGGAAATCTTTTGGATTCTGATATGTTTGAGAGCTTAGCACCACAATATGCTAAAAAGTTAGGCATAAAAGAATCAGAAGTTAAACAAGTTTATATTGATAAAGTACCACTAAAAAGAGGATGCTCTTTTGAAGATGTTGCAAATGTTTTAACATTCTATGCTTCTGAAAAGGCTAAATACTGCACAGGACAGTCAATAAATATTACTGGTGGACAAGTTATGCATTAG
- a CDS encoding fructose-6-phosphate aldolase: MLYLLDTANLDQIKRAFDLYPMSGVTTNPTIISKEKRSFLDILNQIREIIGQDKMLHVQAVSKNADEIVKEAEYITNTIGGNIYIKVPVIPEGIKAMKILKSKGIKITATAVFTADQALMAAVAGADFVAPYVNRIDNISGNGVNVVKEIVELFKIYNLNTKVLAASFKNVQQVHEVALAGGHSVTVNADIMDGLLSHPLTDWSVDKFVSDWEGVYGKGKLTYEVK, from the coding sequence ATGTTATACTTGTTAGATACTGCAAACTTAGATCAGATTAAAAGAGCTTTTGATTTATATCCTATGAGCGGAGTTACAACAAATCCAACAATCATATCAAAAGAAAAGAGAAGCTTTTTAGATATATTGAATCAAATAAGAGAAATTATAGGCCAGGATAAAATGCTTCATGTTCAGGCTGTAAGCAAAAATGCAGATGAAATAGTAAAAGAAGCAGAGTATATAACAAATACTATAGGAGGCAATATATATATAAAGGTACCTGTTATTCCAGAAGGTATTAAGGCAATGAAGATATTAAAATCAAAGGGAATAAAAATTACTGCAACAGCTGTTTTTACAGCTGATCAGGCTTTAATGGCTGCAGTGGCAGGTGCGGATTTTGTTGCTCCATATGTAAACAGAATAGATAATATCAGCGGAAATGGTGTAAATGTAGTTAAAGAAATAGTTGAGCTATTTAAAATTTATAACTTAAATACAAAGGTTTTAGCAGCATCCTTTAAAAATGTACAGCAGGTACATGAAGTTGCTTTAGCTGGAGGCCATTCTGTAACAGTTAATGCTGATATAATGGATGGACTATTATCACATCCATTAACTGACTGGAGTGTTGATAAGTTTGTAAGTGACTGGGAAGGTGTTTACGGAAAAGGAAAGTTAACTTATGAGGTAAAATAA
- a CDS encoding DeoR/GlpR family DNA-binding transcription regulator — translation MNWIGDIMFIEERHEKILEILKYKKRVEVQELSELFKVSEDTIRRDLRIMEQKGKVHRTYGGAILPEKVNSYKDFTVREKIKTDVKESIAAIAASFIQEHDTILLDGSTTVAKIIPLLSNFKDLTVITNSIAISHDIVIHCPNIKLYITGGLVKNDVANVISIEGVNDIEKLYVDKVFLTALSISHSGELTTPIIEEAYIKEAMLKAGREIYILADSSKFGQKSLAEFGKIKSEYTIITDDKLPDEIQHDLKDLINRGLKIISK, via the coding sequence ATGAATTGGATAGGTGATATTATGTTTATAGAAGAAAGACATGAAAAGATATTGGAAATATTAAAATATAAAAAGAGAGTAGAAGTTCAGGAATTAAGTGAACTATTTAAAGTATCAGAGGATACAATAAGAAGAGATTTAAGAATAATGGAGCAAAAGGGTAAAGTACATAGAACTTACGGCGGTGCTATTTTGCCTGAAAAGGTTAATAGTTATAAGGATTTTACTGTGAGAGAAAAAATTAAGACTGATGTAAAAGAAAGCATAGCTGCTATAGCTGCCTCATTTATACAGGAACACGATACTATACTTCTGGACGGCTCCACCACTGTGGCTAAAATTATCCCTCTGCTTTCAAATTTCAAGGACTTAACAGTTATCACTAATTCCATTGCAATTTCACATGATATTGTTATCCACTGCCCTAATATAAAACTTTATATAACAGGCGGCCTTGTAAAAAACGATGTGGCAAATGTCATAAGCATAGAAGGTGTAAATGATATAGAAAAGCTGTATGTAGATAAAGTATTTTTAACAGCTCTTTCAATTTCACACAGCGGAGAACTAACCACTCCAATTATTGAAGAGGCTTATATTAAAGAAGCCATGCTAAAAGCTGGAAGAGAAATATATATTTTAGCAGACAGCAGCAAATTTGGTCAAAAATCTTTGGCTGAGTTTGGAAAGATAAAATCAGAATACACCATAATTACAGATGATAAATTACCTGATGAGATACAACATGACTTAAAGGATCTGATAAATAGAGGTTTGAAAATAATAAGCAAATAA
- a CDS encoding RNA-guided endonuclease TnpB family protein, translating to MKKLKKAYKTEIKPTKEQITKIHQTIGVSRFVYNFYIAHNKEVYEKEKRFVSGMDFSKWLNNEYIPNNIDKLWIKEVSSKAVKQAIMNGEKAFKKFFKGEAGFPKFKKKKNQDVKAYFPKNNKTDWTIERHRIKIPTLGWVRLKEYGYIPANGRITSGIVSQKADRYYVSVLVEEDIKINNKRCSEGIGVDLGLKDFAICSDGITKKNINKTSRVKKLEKKLKREQKKLSRKYESLKLRNKKKKGEAARKNIQKQIVKVQKLHQRLTNIRTDYINKTVSELIKQKPSFITIEDLNVSGMMKNRHLAKAVAQQKFYEFRIKLISKAKQNNIEIRIVDRFYPSSKTCSCCGNIKKDLKLSDRVYKCDNCNTSIDRDLNASINLANAKEYKIA from the coding sequence ATGAAGAAGTTGAAAAAAGCATACAAAACAGAGATTAAACCAACCAAAGAACAAATAACTAAAATACATCAAACCATTGGAGTAAGTCGATTTGTCTATAACTTTTATATTGCACATAATAAGGAAGTTTATGAAAAAGAAAAACGGTTTGTTAGCGGTATGGATTTTTCTAAATGGCTTAACAATGAGTATATTCCTAACAATATAGATAAACTTTGGATAAAAGAAGTGTCTTCAAAAGCAGTTAAACAGGCTATTATGAATGGAGAAAAAGCTTTTAAGAAGTTCTTCAAAGGTGAAGCTGGTTTCCCAAAGTTTAAGAAAAAGAAAAATCAAGATGTTAAAGCCTACTTTCCTAAAAACAATAAAACTGATTGGACTATTGAAAGGCATAGAATTAAGATACCAACTTTAGGCTGGGTTAGACTCAAGGAATATGGTTATATACCAGCTAATGGGAGAATAACAAGTGGAATAGTAAGTCAGAAAGCTGATAGATATTATGTTTCTGTATTAGTTGAAGAAGATATAAAGATTAATAATAAACGTTGTTCTGAAGGAATAGGGGTGGATTTGGGACTCAAAGATTTTGCAATTTGCAGTGATGGAATAACTAAAAAAAATATAAACAAAACTTCAAGAGTTAAAAAACTAGAAAAGAAACTAAAACGTGAGCAAAAAAAACTTTCAAGGAAATATGAAAGTTTAAAATTAAGAAATAAAAAAAAGAAAGGAGAAGCTGCTCGTAAAAATATCCAAAAACAAATAGTCAAGGTACAAAAACTTCATCAAAGACTTACAAATATTAGAACTGATTATATTAATAAAACAGTAAGTGAGTTAATAAAGCAAAAACCAAGCTTTATAACAATAGAAGATTTGAATGTAAGTGGAATGATGAAGAATAGACATTTAGCAAAGGCAGTTGCACAACAAAAGTTTTATGAATTTAGAATTAAACTTATTTCAAAAGCAAAACAGAATAATATAGAAATAAGAATAGTTGATAGATTTTATCCAAGTAGTAAAACTTGTAGCTGCTGCGGGAATATTAAAAAGGATTTAAAACTATCAGATAGGGTATATAAATGTGATAATTGCAATACTTCTATTGATAGAGATTTAAATGCCTCAATCAATTTAGCTAATGCTAAAGAATATAAGATAGCTTAA